One window of Bacillota bacterium genomic DNA carries:
- a CDS encoding DUF6754 domain-containing protein: protein MLLAAEAAKEAPFLGVFSKGMFSQFVLLLIFLGIVWFLVTRARAGMKIPEIRKINGLEALDEAIGRATEMGRPVHFTPGLGGMNNQQQQCFAAFGFLSYVAKLCAKYDTRLIQTNADYVILAINEEIVKQAYLEAGRPDAYNPDDIQFMSDQQFAYASNVMNMFQKEKPAANIMIGAFWAESLLFAETASFVGAIQIAGTAQQSQLPFFITACDYTLIGEEIYAASAYLSKEPVMYGSLVGQDWAKIFIFALIIAGTVIANLGVKTNWLTTILKM, encoded by the coding sequence ATGCTTTTGGCCGCTGAAGCCGCGAAAGAAGCCCCGTTCCTCGGAGTCTTCTCCAAGGGCATGTTCTCGCAGTTCGTCCTCTTGTTGATCTTCCTGGGGATCGTCTGGTTCCTCGTCACCAGGGCGCGGGCCGGCATGAAGATCCCGGAGATCCGCAAGATCAATGGTCTCGAGGCCCTTGACGAGGCCATCGGTCGGGCGACGGAAATGGGCCGTCCGGTCCACTTCACCCCGGGCCTCGGGGGAATGAACAACCAGCAACAGCAGTGCTTCGCCGCCTTTGGGTTCCTGAGCTACGTGGCCAAGTTGTGCGCCAAGTATGACACCCGGCTGATCCAGACCAACGCCGACTACGTCATCCTGGCGATCAACGAGGAAATCGTCAAGCAGGCCTACCTCGAGGCCGGGCGCCCGGACGCCTACAACCCGGACGACATCCAGTTCATGTCGGACCAGCAGTTCGCCTACGCCAGCAACGTCATGAACATGTTCCAAAAGGAGAAGCCGGCCGCCAACATCATGATCGGCGCTTTTTGGGCCGAGTCACTGTTGTTCGCGGAGACCGCCTCCTTCGTCGGCGCCATCCAGATTGCCGGTACCGCTCAGCAGTCACAGCTCCCGTTCTTCATCACCGCTTGCGACTACACCCTGATCGGCGAGGAGATCTACGCCGCCTCGGCTTATCTATCCAAGGAGCCCGTCATGTACGGCTCCCTGGTCGGCCAGGACTGGGCCAAGATCTTCATCTTCGCCCTGATCATCGCGGGGACGGTCATCGCCAACTTGGGGGTCAAGACCAATTGGCTGACCACGATCCTCAAGATGTAG